A single region of the Candidatus Neptunochlamydia sp. REUL1 genome encodes:
- a CDS encoding Rpn family recombination-promoting nuclease/putative transposase yields MESTIELIRKEEDFMSHKINPRVDLAFKKIFGTEGNKDLLISLINSIVGEEDQVVDVTLLNPYNQKNFKEDKLSILDIKAEGNHGKKFNIEIQITDEADYDKRALYYWAKLYTDQLKEKDDYGTLEKVIGIHILNFISILDSEKYHNAFHITEKETGLHYFKELELHTIELKKFNDSLGKEFEDIGSKIQNALDLWSAFLLRNDLLSKAKLPASLDDAPVKKAIDVLNVMNFSEEEREIYEGKLKWLRIEANTLKKYEEKGREEGREEGEKNKSLEIARSMFNENLPLEQISRLTGLGEKELKNIKGSE; encoded by the coding sequence ATGGAGAGTACAATAGAGCTAATTCGAAAGGAAGAGGACTTCATGTCACACAAAATCAATCCGCGGGTAGACCTCGCCTTCAAGAAAATATTTGGCACCGAAGGCAACAAAGACCTGCTCATATCTTTGATTAACTCTATCGTAGGAGAGGAGGATCAGGTTGTCGATGTGACCCTGCTTAACCCCTATAATCAGAAGAATTTCAAAGAAGACAAGCTCTCAATCCTCGACATCAAAGCCGAAGGAAACCATGGAAAGAAGTTCAATATTGAAATTCAAATTACCGATGAGGCTGACTACGACAAAAGAGCTCTATACTATTGGGCGAAGCTGTATACAGATCAGCTCAAAGAAAAAGATGACTATGGAACCCTAGAAAAAGTCATAGGGATCCATATTTTGAATTTCATCTCTATCTTGGACTCTGAAAAGTATCACAACGCCTTCCATATCACAGAAAAAGAAACGGGTCTCCATTACTTTAAGGAATTGGAGCTTCATACAATAGAACTGAAGAAATTCAATGACAGCCTAGGGAAAGAATTTGAAGATATTGGATCCAAAATTCAAAACGCCTTAGACCTCTGGTCTGCGTTTCTACTCAGAAATGATCTCCTTAGCAAAGCTAAATTACCAGCTTCCTTAGATGACGCTCCAGTGAAAAAAGCGATTGATGTGCTCAACGTCATGAATTTCTCCGAAGAAGAGCGTGAGATTTATGAAGGGAAGCTCAAGTGGCTGAGAATCGAAGCAAATACCTTAAAGAAATACGAAGAGAAAGGGCGCGAAGAAGGGCGTGAGGAAGGTGAAAAAAACAAATCTCTAGAGATTGCTCGTTCGATGTTTAATGAAAACCTTCCGCTTGAACAAATATCGAGATTAACGGGTTTGGGTGAAAAAGAGCTGAAAAATATCAAAGGATCGGAATGA